The sequence CCATGGAGCACGCCAATGCGGGCGAAGTGGCGAAGGCGGAGAAGATCTATCGCGATCTGCTGCGCAAGAATCCGAACGACGTAGACGCCCTACGCTTGCTCGGCGTGCTCAACGTCAAGCGCGAGCGCTACGACGACGCCACCGCCATGTTCCGCCGCGCCGTGCAGCTGGCGCCGGATTTCTGGAAGGCCTGGATCAACCTCGGCACGGCGCTCAGCGAGCAACAGAAGTTCGACGAGGCCGACGCCGCCTACCGCGAGGCCCTCGCCTTGCAACCGGGATCCGTGCACACGCTCGAGCGCCTGGGCGCCAACGCCATGAAGGCCAGCGACCTGGACGCGTCCGTCGACTGGCTGCGCAAATCCCTCGCCATCAGCGACGATCACTTCCCCTCATGGCTTTGCCTGGGCCATGCCCTGAAGACCCTGGGACAGCAGGAGGAGGCGATCGAGGCTTACCGGCGCTGCATCGAGGTCAAAGGGGATTTCGGCGAAGCCTACTGGAGCCTCGCCAACCTCAAGACCTTCCGCTTCGACGACGACGAACTGGCAGCGATGGGGACGCACCTGGCCAACGTCACCGACGCCACGGACGAGGAAGCCCAGGACGCGGAGATTGCCTTCAGCTTTGCCCTCGGCAAGGCCTGGGAGGATCGCGGCGACTACTCCAAGGCCTTCGAGCACTACTACCACGGCAACAGCAAGAAGCGCTTCAAGGTCACCTACGATCCGATCGAGTTTCAGGACAGCACCGATCGGATCATCGAGGTGTTCACGCGCGAGTTCTTCGCCGAGCGCGAAGGTTGGGGCTACGCGGATGATTCACCGATCCTGATCCTCGGCCTCCCTCGCTCCGGCTCCACCCTGCTCGAGCAGATTCTCGCGAGCCACTCACAGGTGGAGGGCACGGCGGAGCTCCACTATCTGCTGCGCGCCGCCACCCAGTCCGGCCTCAACCGTACGGACGGCATCCGCTACCCCCAGGTGATGCACGAGCTGGCCGCGCACCACATCGAAGGTATCGGTCAGGAGTACATCGAGAACACCGCGAAGCACCGTACGGGGTCGGCGTACTTCACCGACAAGATGCCCAACAACTTCCCCGCCATCGGCTTCCTGCACACGATTCTGCCGAACGCCAAGGTGATCGACGCCCGACGCCACCCTCTCGACAGCTGCCTCGGCACCTTCAAGCAGCTCTTCGCCAGCGGCCAGGTGTTCTCCTACGATCTCTACGACCTGGCCCACTACTACTCCCAGTACATCCGCCTGATGGACCACTGGGCAGAGGTGCTCCCGGGGAAGGTCCTGACGGTGCACTACGAACAGACCGTGGCAGACCTCGAGACCCAGGCGCGCGCCATCGCCAACCACTGTGGACTGCCGTGGGAAGAGGGCATGCTCGCCTTCCACGAGAACAAGCGTGCGGTGCGCACCGCCAGCTCCGAGCAGGTTCGCCAGCCCATCTACTCGAGCTCCGTGGCCCTGTGGCGGCGCTATGAAGCTCAGCTCGATGAGCTGATCGACTACCTCGAGCCCGTACTCATGCGGCTTCCCGCCGAGGATCGTCCCGCGAGCCTTCGCTGAGACGTCGCCTCAGGTCATTCCTGAGGCCACGCGTAGGGCCACAGGGCAAGGCCGTGGATCGCGTTGCGCACATCCATCGTGAGGTTGATCAGTTTGATCGGTCGTTGCTCGCGCAGATCGTAGAGCGCCACCGTGGAGGGCGATGAGCCCGCGGCGATGAGATGCTCATCGATCGCACAGAGCCCCCGTCCGAAACCCTGGCGCGCGATCTTCGAATCGTCCAGCTCCGTGTGCGTGAGCTTGTGCTCAGCGAAGCGTGGCACTCGGTAGGCCTTGCGCTTGCCCGGACTCTCGAAGCGCACGGCGTCCGCTTGCGTATCGTTGAACAGGATGCCATCACCGAAGGGGCGGGCGTTGTGCACGCCGGCCGGCAGGGTACTCATGACACCCAAGGCCTTACCGTTGAAGCGCAGCAGCGCCTGCGAGCGCAGGCCGCTGATGAACATTCCACCCGCCTCGCAAAACACGTTGTTCAGGTGCAGCTTGTTCAGCATCAGGGGGCCATCATCCTGGCGCGGGTCGAAGCGCTTGGCCCCGAATGCCGCCCCTTCGGACAACACGTGCAAGCCCCAATCGAACTCTTCCGATTCGAGGTTGAGGCCGATGATGCTGTCGTAGCCCGTCGAACTGATGAAGAGATGGCCGCCGAACAGGCTGATCTCGTGGCAATGCTTGAGATAAGGGTTTCGATAGGACTTGAGAATCTTGAACTGCTGATCGAACAGGAAGATCTCATCGCTCGCGGCGATGAAAATACCCTCCTCGTGGAAGGCGATGCCACGCAGGCCGCGATCCCAACCGCGACCGCTCCAGTCGATGTCAAGGTTGTCCCAGGTGACGGGATTGAGTAGCGCGTCCGCCTCGGTGTCGATGAGGTAGACGCCGCCGTGGCTCTCCCCCTGGTGGCTGCCGCGGACGACCGAGGTGGCGATCAGCCTGGCCATCGTTCAGGCCACCTGGCCGGGGATGTAGTCGAAGATGAACGTAATGCGGTCTTCCTCACCGCCGTTCATTACGCCATGGCGCTTCTGGTTGTTAATCTCGTAAGCATGGCCCACCTCCAAGCGGTGCGGTCTGCCGTCGATCATGAAGCGCACCTTGCGGTTGGTGGTGATCGGCACGTGGATGCGATGGCTGTGGCGGAAGGAGGGATGGTTGTCCGTGTGCGGCGTGATCGTGGTACCTGCTTTGAGCTTCGCCGCCATCGCACGAATGATCGTGCCGCCTGGCACGAAGTGCTTGCCGATGATGTCGTGCATGAGGGGCAAGGCCAGCTGCGCCAGGCGATCCCACCCGTTGCCCTTGACCACCTCGATGCTGGGCCAGTCATCGTGATTGCAGAAGATCAGGATCACAGACTCGGTGTTGTAGTGAACCTCGCTGTACTTCTTCTGCCGCAGTTGCTCTTCGCGCCATACCTCGTCCTCGAAGGCGAGGATCGCTTCGCTGAGCGGCGCCACGGAGATCGGCCCTAGATCGTTGAGCGGGTGTGCAATATCCATCGTGCCAGTGTAGGGCGCTAGTCCGCGTCGTGCGAGCGCCTAGTCCTGGCCGGATTGTTCATCGAAGAAGATGAGGCGATTGCCAAAGGGATCGTCGATAGACATATCACGGGTACCCCAGGGCTGTTCGTGCACCTGTGGCCGCGCGTGGCGATAGCGCTTGGCTCGCAGGGCCGCAACGTAGGCCTCCACGTCGTCCACCTCGATGCGCATGGAAGCTCCGGGCGCAGCGTCGCCAAAGTGCTCTGACAGGTGCAGCTGGCAGTCGCCGAGGCGCAAGCCCCAGGTACAAGGGTGTCTCCGGTTCAAAGCGATGCTCGAACGTGACCTCGAAGCCTAGGAAGTCGATGTAGAACGCGCGTGCCTGCGCCTCGTCGAAGCTGCGCAGAATAGGGACGGCAGGCGCTGCTTTGATGGCCACGGCTAGCTCCTTGGCGCGCGACAGGCGGGCTCGGAGCGTACCGAATAATTCGCCATCCTCACAGGGCAGGTGGCGGCCACCAGGAGTGTAGGCGGGTAGGCCGGGAATCGCGTTCTGGCTGGATGTGTGTATTTTCTGTCGCCTTGGGTCGGGCCTTGCGCCCGCCGACGCCCTCGCCCCGGGGAGACGGTCACCAGCGATGGACAGCTACAGCTTGACGATTGCGATCAGCGTGGTCGTCTTCGCCGCCATCGGCGGCTACAGCGGACGCAGCGTGAAGTCGATCGACGACTATTTCGTCGCCGGGCGACGCGCCCCCACGTTGCTGATCGTAGGCACGCTGGTCGCAAGCTTGTTCAGCACGTCGGTTTTCCTCGGCGAGGCTGGCTTCACCTACGATGGCTGGGTAGGTCCCTACCTGCTCCTGCCCGGCATCGCCATCACCGGCTACATCTACGGCGCCCTGTTCTTCGGCACCTTCCTGCGCCGCAGCCGCGCACCCACGGTGGCCGACTACCTGGGACAGCGCTTTCGCAGCCGACGCGTGCAGCGGGCCGCCGGCGCCACCATCGTCCTCGGCCTCGGCGGGTACCTGCTGGTGGTCACTCAGGGGTCCGCGATCCTGCTCGCCGACATCACCCCGTTGAGCTATGGCCAGGCCGTGGTCGTGGCCTGGATCAGCTACACCGCTTTCACGCTCTACGCCGGCTCCAAAGGCGTGGTGATCACCGACACCCTGATGTTCCTGCTCTTCTGCGGAGCCACGGTGCTCTTCGGCTACTTCGTCTTCGACGGCTTCGGCGGCGTGGGGCAGGCGATCGAGACGCTCACGCGAGAGAGCCCTAAGCCGGACATCACGGCCTGGCATGGCACGATCGGTGAGGGCACGGACTGGCCGACAGCCTGGGATTTTCTCATCTGGCTGGTGATCGTCGATGGGGCTTGGAGCCTCGTATACGCGGTCGGCCCCTGGCAGGCCAGTCGCCACCTGATGGCGCGAGACGAACACGTGGTCCTGCGCGGGGCGATCTACGCGAGCTTCGCCATCATCTTTCTGCAGATCCTCATCTACGGCACCGGTGGCATCATCAACCTGGCGGACCCCGCGATCGAGCCCTCAGAGCGGGTGATCGTGTGGGCCTCCCAGCACCTGGTGCCGGAACTCCTCGGGGCCTTGATGCTGGCCGGTATCGCGGCGGCCGGCTTGTCCTCCGCATCCACCTTCCTCTCCCTCGTGGGCTTCAGCCTGAGCAACGATGTGGGGCCCGAACGCGGTGCCCTGCAACTGCGCACGACGCGACTGCTGATGGGAGGGTTCGCGGTGGTGGTGCTGATCCTGGCCCTCAACTTACCGGCGAACGTGTTCTGGATCATGTTGTTCATCGGTACCGTCTTCGCCTCCTCCTGGGGGCCGGTGGCATTGATGAGCGTGTGGAGTCGATCGATCACAGCCAACGGCGCCTTCTGGGGTATCGTCGCCGGCTTCTTCGGCAACGTGGTGCCGGCTGCACTGGTCTACTTCGGTGTGATCTCCCTGCCCAGCTATCTCGATCCAGCCGTGCTCGGCGGCGCTGCCAGCCTGCTGGTGATCTACCTCTTTGCCCGGCGCGAGCAACCGAGCGACGAGGAACGCACCTACCGGAAGCAATTGCACGAGACACCCGAGACCGACCGCGATGCGGACAAGGTGCGAACCACGCTGATCGCACCGGTGCTGCTGGTGACCTACGGCGTGCTGATGCCGTTTCTGCTGCTTAACTTCTATGTACGCCCGGTACAACGGGGGCGCGGCACGATCGGCCCCGGCGACAGCTTGAACTGGAGTGAAGCCGAGCCGTGGATCGCCTTCGGCCCAGCGTTACTCTTCATTCCCCTCGGCATCGTGGCCGCCATCGTGATTTGGCGTCGCTACCATCCCCTGACGCGCAACGCGGTTGCCCATGCCTGACTCACATCCGAGGTGTAGTTCCTACTACAACGCGACGATCCTGCAGGAATCGGATTACCCTGAGCTGCGCGGTGACCTAAGCGCGGATATCGCTGTGATCGGCGGTGGGTTCAGCGGGGTGAACACCGCCCTGGAACTGGCGGAGCGTGGCTTCAAGGTCGTGGTGGTAGAGGCGAACAAGATTGCTTGGGGTGCCACTGGGCGCAACGGCGGACAGATCACCGGCAGTCTGTCGGGTGATGCGGCGATGACCAAGGCGCTACGCAAGCGAATGGGTTCGGCCGCCGAAGACTACGTGTGGCGCATGCGCTGGCGCGGTCACGACATCATCAAGGGCAGGATCGAGAAGTACGGCATAGCCTGCGATCTCAAACATGGCCACCTCCACGCCGCCTACACACCCAGGCACATGCCAGAGCTGCAGGCGATGCACGATCAGGGGCACGCACGGGGTATGGGCGAATACCTGACGATGCTCTCCCGGGAGCAAGTGCCCGACTACCTAGGCACCGACATCTACCACGGCGCTCTCTACAACACGA is a genomic window of Pseudomonadota bacterium containing:
- a CDS encoding sulfotransferase, whose product is MANGGNTLDPRQAFQKAASLIQAGELNAADQLLTDALTAHMNDPNLLRLQGISLARQEQFPEAEAKFTHVIRLAPQHAPVYEDLANVQLNQRKFEEAITSMRLAIKHSNDPAPVQQRLGELLSIIGRDAEAEKLFGESLLNDPQKRALADAMEHANAGEVAKAEKIYRDLLRKNPNDVDALRLLGVLNVKRERYDDATAMFRRAVQLAPDFWKAWINLGTALSEQQKFDEADAAYREALALQPGSVHTLERLGANAMKASDLDASVDWLRKSLAISDDHFPSWLCLGHALKTLGQQEEAIEAYRRCIEVKGDFGEAYWSLANLKTFRFDDDELAAMGTHLANVTDATDEEAQDAEIAFSFALGKAWEDRGDYSKAFEHYYHGNSKKRFKVTYDPIEFQDSTDRIIEVFTREFFAEREGWGYADDSPILILGLPRSGSTLLEQILASHSQVEGTAELHYLLRAATQSGLNRTDGIRYPQVMHELAAHHIEGIGQEYIENTAKHRTGSAYFTDKMPNNFPAIGFLHTILPNAKVIDARRHPLDSCLGTFKQLFASGQVFSYDLYDLAHYYSQYIRLMDHWAEVLPGKVLTVHYEQTVADLETQARAIANHCGLPWEEGMLAFHENKRAVRTASSEQVRQPIYSSSVALWRRYEAQLDELIDYLEPVLMRLPAEDRPASLR
- a CDS encoding aspartyl/asparaginyl beta-hydroxylase domain-containing protein produces the protein MDIAHPLNDLGPISVAPLSEAILAFEDEVWREEQLRQKKYSEVHYNTESVILIFCNHDDWPSIEVVKGNGWDRLAQLALPLMHDIIGKHFVPGGTIIRAMAAKLKAGTTITPHTDNHPSFRHSHRIHVPITTNRKVRFMIDGRPHRLEVGHAYEINNQKRHGVMNGGEEDRITFIFDYIPGQVA
- a CDS encoding sodium:solute symporter family protein, which codes for MDSYSLTIAISVVVFAAIGGYSGRSVKSIDDYFVAGRRAPTLLIVGTLVASLFSTSVFLGEAGFTYDGWVGPYLLLPGIAITGYIYGALFFGTFLRRSRAPTVADYLGQRFRSRRVQRAAGATIVLGLGGYLLVVTQGSAILLADITPLSYGQAVVVAWISYTAFTLYAGSKGVVITDTLMFLLFCGATVLFGYFVFDGFGGVGQAIETLTRESPKPDITAWHGTIGEGTDWPTAWDFLIWLVIVDGAWSLVYAVGPWQASRHLMARDEHVVLRGAIYASFAIIFLQILIYGTGGIINLADPAIEPSERVIVWASQHLVPELLGALMLAGIAAAGLSSASTFLSLVGFSLSNDVGPERGALQLRTTRLLMGGFAVVVLILALNLPANVFWIMLFIGTVFASSWGPVALMSVWSRSITANGAFWGIVAGFFGNVVPAALVYFGVISLPSYLDPAVLGGAASLLVIYLFARREQPSDEERTYRKQLHETPETDRDADKVRTTLIAPVLLVTYGVLMPFLLLNFYVRPVQRGRGTIGPGDSLNWSEAEPWIAFGPALLFIPLGIVAAIVIWRRYHPLTRNAVAHA
- a CDS encoding FAD-binding oxidoreductase; amino-acid sequence: MPDSHPRCSSYYNATILQESDYPELRGDLSADIAVIGGGFSGVNTALELAERGFKVVVVEANKIAWGATGRNGGQITGSLSGDAAMTKALRKRMGSAAEDYVWRMRWRGHDIIKGRIEKYGIACDLKHGHLHAAYTPRHMPELQAMHDQGHARGMGEYLTMLSREQVPDYLGTDIYHGALYNT